In Sodalis ligni, a single genomic region encodes these proteins:
- a CDS encoding formate C-acetyltransferase encodes MTNRVQQLKSAMLAHPREISLERALLYTASHRQTAGEPVLMRRAKATAYILDNVDIEIRDGELIAGNRTVKPRSGIISPEMDPYWLLNELDQFSSRPQDRFDISDEDKQIYREQLYPYWVTRSMKDFINGQMSDEVNAAVSTQIFSINQTDKGQGHIIIDYPHLLNNGLAKLIAEMKSRCAEHQDNVFFQAGLLLLEASQRRIWRYAALAAKLAKGSTNDSRRKELRSIADISRHNAQYRPEDFRQACQLFWYMNVILQYESNASSLSLGRFDQYMLPFYQSSLSRGHSPALLKELLESLWVKCNDVVLLRSAGSARYFAGFPTGYTVILGGLTENGRSAVNMLSFLCLDAYQTVQLPQPNIGVRVNELIDRPFLLKTAETIRLGTGIPQIFNDEVVVPAFLNRGVSLEDARDYAVVGCVELSIPGRTYGLHDIAMFNLLKVMEIVLLENEGSAVITWDSLLRQIRDKIRHYIKLMVEGSNICDIGHRDRAPVPLLSSFISDCMAKGKDITEGGARYNFSGVQGIGIANLSDSLHALKGMVFDQQRLSFDELLAVLKANFATADGKNIRARLINRFEKYGNDIDEVDNISADLLRFYCKEVETWTNPRGGHFSPGSYTVSAHIPLGAVVGATPDGRLAGEQLADGGLSPMLGQDSNGPTAVLKSVSKLDNYLLSNGTLLNVKFTPATLAGDGGLNKLSDFLHAFTKLKLQHIQFNVVNAQTLREAQQRPQDFAGLVVRVAGYSAFFVELSREIQDDIIRRTAHQL; translated from the coding sequence ATGACGAATCGAGTCCAACAGCTGAAAAGCGCAATGCTGGCCCATCCCCGCGAAATTTCGCTGGAGAGGGCATTGCTCTATACCGCCAGCCATCGACAAACGGCAGGTGAGCCGGTGTTAATGCGTCGCGCCAAGGCAACCGCCTATATTCTTGATAATGTTGATATTGAAATTCGTGATGGCGAATTGATTGCCGGCAACCGCACCGTAAAACCGCGGTCCGGAATTATCTCTCCGGAAATGGATCCTTATTGGCTGCTTAACGAGCTGGATCAATTTTCCTCTCGCCCTCAGGATCGTTTTGACATCAGTGACGAAGATAAACAGATTTATCGCGAGCAGCTTTATCCTTATTGGGTAACGCGATCGATGAAAGACTTTATTAATGGTCAGATGAGCGACGAGGTTAACGCTGCCGTCAGTACGCAGATTTTCAGCATAAACCAGACCGATAAAGGCCAGGGCCATATTATTATTGATTATCCGCACCTGTTGAATAACGGCCTGGCGAAGCTTATTGCCGAGATGAAAAGCCGCTGCGCCGAGCATCAGGATAACGTCTTCTTTCAGGCCGGCTTGCTATTGCTGGAAGCATCACAGCGACGTATTTGGCGTTATGCCGCGTTGGCCGCCAAATTGGCGAAAGGGTCCACAAACGATAGCCGCCGTAAGGAATTGCGGTCGATTGCGGATATTTCCCGTCATAATGCCCAGTATCGCCCGGAAGATTTCCGGCAGGCCTGTCAGTTGTTTTGGTACATGAACGTAATATTGCAATATGAATCTAACGCCAGCTCTTTATCACTGGGGCGTTTTGACCAATACATGCTGCCATTTTACCAGTCCTCTTTGAGCCGTGGCCACAGTCCGGCGTTGCTAAAAGAGTTGCTGGAATCACTGTGGGTAAAATGTAATGACGTAGTATTGTTGCGTTCAGCCGGCAGCGCCCGCTATTTTGCCGGGTTCCCAACGGGTTATACCGTGATATTAGGCGGCTTGACGGAAAATGGCCGCAGCGCGGTGAATATGCTCTCTTTCCTGTGTCTTGACGCCTATCAAACCGTTCAGCTTCCTCAGCCGAATATCGGCGTACGGGTAAATGAATTAATCGATCGTCCGTTCTTGCTGAAAACGGCGGAAACCATCCGGCTGGGAACCGGCATTCCGCAGATCTTTAATGATGAAGTGGTGGTGCCCGCGTTCCTGAATCGGGGCGTCTCACTAGAGGATGCTCGCGATTATGCGGTGGTAGGCTGCGTCGAGCTTTCTATTCCCGGCAGAACCTACGGTTTGCATGATATTGCCATGTTCAATCTGCTTAAAGTCATGGAGATTGTCTTGCTGGAAAATGAGGGCAGCGCGGTTATCACCTGGGACAGCCTGCTAAGGCAGATACGCGATAAGATTCGCCACTATATCAAGCTGATGGTGGAAGGCAGCAATATTTGCGATATCGGCCACCGCGACCGGGCGCCGGTGCCGCTGCTTTCTTCGTTTATCAGCGATTGCATGGCGAAGGGCAAGGATATAACCGAAGGCGGCGCGCGCTATAATTTCTCGGGTGTCCAGGGCATTGGCATCGCTAATCTCAGCGATTCGTTACACGCCTTGAAAGGTATGGTATTTGATCAACAGCGTCTGAGCTTTGATGAGCTTCTGGCGGTGCTGAAAGCGAATTTTGCCACTGCGGACGGGAAAAATATCCGGGCCCGGCTGATTAACCGCTTTGAGAAATACGGCAATGATATTGACGAGGTGGATAATATCAGCGCTGATTTACTGCGCTTCTATTGCAAAGAAGTCGAAACCTGGACCAACCCCCGCGGCGGGCATTTCTCGCCGGGGTCTTATACCGTATCCGCCCATATACCCTTGGGTGCGGTGGTCGGGGCAACGCCGGACGGACGTCTTGCGGGTGAACAGCTGGCCGACGGCGGGCTATCGCCGATGCTGGGGCAGGACAGCAATGGACCTACGGCAGTATTAAAATCAGTCAGTAAACTGGACAACTATTTGCTGTCGAACGGTACGCTGTTAAATGTGAAATTTACCCCGGCTACGCTTGCGGGCGACGGCGGGCTTAATAAACTCAGCGACTTTTTGCACGCCTTTACCAAACTGAAACTGCAGCATATCCAGTTTAACGTGGTGAATGCCCAAACGTTGCGGGAAGCACAGCAGCGTCCGCAGGATTTTGCCGGCCTGGTGGTTCGCGTTGCCGGTTATAGCGCCTTCTTTGTGGAGTTGTCGAGGGAGATTCAGGATGACATTATCCGCCGCACGGCGCATCAATTGTAA
- a CDS encoding nuclear transport factor 2 family protein, giving the protein MNMIDKGRRNALYFGGAATLSALFAAPLALAQSGTDATASNKRKVEEGLTAWSRGTGSVLSVLSDDIKWTIPGNSLIAGTTVGKNELNQKINIPFGARFAQSTDKFRPIAINGIYGDADMVIAHFQGRGIANDGKPYVNNYAWFLKMRDGLAVEGTAFFDSVAFNDLWTRVPVGNVRRE; this is encoded by the coding sequence ATGAATATGATTGATAAAGGACGACGTAACGCACTGTACTTCGGGGGGGCCGCGACGTTATCCGCGCTGTTTGCCGCGCCGCTGGCCTTAGCCCAAAGCGGTACGGATGCCACTGCTTCCAACAAACGGAAAGTCGAGGAGGGGCTTACAGCCTGGAGCCGTGGAACGGGCAGTGTCCTAAGCGTTCTTTCCGACGATATCAAGTGGACGATTCCCGGCAATTCACTTATCGCGGGCACGACGGTCGGCAAGAATGAGTTGAACCAAAAAATCAACATTCCCTTTGGCGCGCGCTTTGCACAATCTACTGATAAGTTCCGTCCCATCGCCATCAACGGCATCTATGGCGATGCAGACATGGTGATCGCGCATTTCCAGGGACGAGGCATTGCCAATGACGGCAAGCCCTACGTCAACAACTATGCCTGGTTTCTCAAAATGAGGGACGGCCTGGCTGTCGAGGGAACCGCATTTTTCGATAGCGTCGCGTTCAACGATCTCTGGACGCGCGTGCCGGTCGGCAATGTGCGGCGCGAATAA
- a CDS encoding DUF7024 domain-containing protein, with amino-acid sequence MSFQTERDLDNVQCRPNAEASLRALHNRVKPGDVLFLASLRLPRFGDQWAYFGPESHQQSFFSAKAQANRQLSVTYAIETLREFSEQGVHVVFEAPKPIFQSPPYRCTDWFNMNNPMCAHGMSMKRDLLQKYRAPVLNSYSQVINALPSVSVWDPFPVLCPGTECSVWREGHSMFFDGDHLSAYGSMTLLPDFTTYMLPKLAKPAQKGSALIPAQGYAFNQKGVPDFLDSISGLSPPESWGRWSDANLAPVVRLSFDKTLPSSFTIEITARAYGPNIGKPITVIVGNQQQSISVNGQPSLATLHFVNVNKAKDIEIIPPYPKSPKESGESGDKRLLGIGLVSIKIVTD; translated from the coding sequence ATCAGTTTCCAAACTGAACGCGATCTCGATAATGTCCAGTGCCGCCCAAATGCTGAGGCCTCTTTGCGCGCGCTGCACAATCGGGTCAAACCCGGCGATGTACTCTTTCTGGCATCTTTACGCTTACCACGGTTCGGCGATCAGTGGGCCTATTTTGGACCAGAATCTCATCAACAAAGTTTTTTTAGCGCCAAAGCGCAGGCTAATCGACAGCTTTCAGTTACCTATGCGATCGAGACACTGCGTGAATTCAGCGAGCAGGGTGTGCATGTTGTTTTTGAAGCGCCTAAACCTATCTTCCAGTCGCCACCTTACCGCTGTACCGATTGGTTTAATATGAATAACCCTATGTGCGCCCACGGCATGTCAATGAAACGCGATCTGCTGCAAAAATACCGAGCTCCAGTTCTTAACAGCTACAGCCAGGTGATCAATGCTCTTCCGTCGGTCAGCGTCTGGGATCCTTTCCCGGTGCTTTGCCCTGGTACGGAATGCAGCGTCTGGAGGGAGGGGCACTCTATGTTTTTCGATGGCGATCACTTGAGTGCGTACGGCAGCATGACGCTATTGCCAGACTTTACCACGTACATGCTGCCGAAGTTAGCGAAGCCTGCGCAGAAAGGGTCAGCACTTATCCCCGCTCAGGGCTATGCTTTTAATCAGAAAGGTGTGCCAGACTTCCTTGATAGCATTTCCGGATTATCGCCCCCAGAGTCCTGGGGGCGTTGGAGCGATGCCAATCTAGCACCGGTAGTACGGTTGTCGTTTGATAAGACGCTCCCAAGCAGCTTTACGATTGAAATCACTGCACGGGCCTATGGCCCGAACATTGGCAAGCCGATAACCGTTATTGTAGGTAACCAGCAACAAAGCATAAGCGTCAACGGACAGCCAAGCTTAGCGACACTTCATTTCGTCAACGTCAATAAGGCAAAGGATATTGAGATTATTCCACCTTATCCGAAGAGTCCAAAAGAATCCGGAGAGTCCGGGGATAAAAGGCTATTAGGGATAGGGCTGGTTTCAATTAAAATTGTTACGGATTAA
- a CDS encoding radical SAM protein: protein MSVKFANAEAFYQPHYKLLPFRFSKLDAKRYFISTDYGEWICLTDEQLSVLVSKKEITDKKLYYELRSKHIIIDDDALDPIPLLASKYKTKKAFLENFAQLHIFVLTVRCNNSCVYCQASRKSCQSDSARFDMSEAVLDGSIDMALSMPSSKLTLEFQGGESTLTMPLVRRAVKLVQQKSTGKEIQFVLCTNLCEVNDGDLNFLIEHNISISTSLDGPQSLHNANRKFSQAGAWEALIATLDRIRQKNAFGNVSALMTTTRPSLGLHKEIIDEYIRHGFSSIFIRELNPYGFAQKYFSKIGYTTEAFWLSMKNAWTISYS from the coding sequence ATGAGCGTTAAATTCGCAAACGCTGAGGCTTTTTACCAACCTCATTATAAGTTGTTACCCTTCAGATTCAGCAAATTGGATGCTAAACGGTATTTTATTTCAACTGATTACGGCGAATGGATTTGTTTAACTGACGAACAGCTTAGCGTCTTGGTTTCTAAAAAAGAAATCACCGATAAAAAACTTTATTATGAATTGAGATCGAAGCACATCATTATCGATGACGATGCCTTAGATCCGATCCCCCTCTTGGCGTCCAAATATAAGACCAAAAAAGCCTTTCTCGAAAACTTTGCTCAATTGCATATTTTTGTGCTGACCGTACGCTGCAACAACTCCTGCGTTTACTGCCAGGCATCGAGAAAATCCTGTCAGTCCGACTCCGCTCGCTTTGATATGAGCGAAGCCGTGCTCGACGGCAGTATTGATATGGCCTTGTCCATGCCCTCCTCCAAGCTCACGCTGGAGTTTCAGGGTGGAGAATCGACGTTGACAATGCCATTGGTCCGACGGGCTGTGAAGCTGGTGCAACAAAAAAGTACGGGTAAAGAGATCCAATTCGTGCTGTGCACCAACCTATGTGAAGTGAATGACGGCGATCTCAACTTTTTGATCGAGCATAATATTTCCATTAGCACCTCGTTAGACGGCCCGCAGTCATTGCATAATGCTAATCGGAAATTTAGCCAGGCCGGCGCTTGGGAGGCGCTTATCGCTACCCTGGATCGCATCAGACAAAAAAACGCCTTCGGTAATGTTAGCGCGCTGATGACGACCACACGCCCAAGTCTCGGCCTGCACAAAGAAATCATCGATGAATATATCCGACATGGGTTTAGCAGTATCTTTATACGCGAATTGAATCCTTACGGCTTTGCACAAAAATATTTCAGCAAAATTGGTTATACGACCGAAGCCTTTTGGCTTTCTATGAAAAATGCCTGGACTATATCATACAGTTAA
- a CDS encoding phytanoyl-CoA dioxygenase family protein: MKTQSESYLEALGATADLSRDMIDQLETKGYVVIRDVIDPDWLEDMRAAFDGLIKKEGDNLAAEHHQEETATRIANMINKGTVWEKVWAHPIVLSVCRHIFQRPFKISSLNGREALHHGGHQPLHADWKKPRPDFPKVHLVNAIWAIDDLSAANGAPRIIPGTHHRPELPEDILPDPALPHPDEAIFAAPAGSVMIYNAHAWHGGTTNTVGTRRRVLHGLYCDREDAQQQDQRKWLKPETASRLTPAQKWLLDVL; the protein is encoded by the coding sequence ATGAAAACCCAATCTGAAAGCTATCTTGAGGCTCTTGGCGCCACTGCTGATTTATCCCGCGATATGATTGACCAGTTGGAGACCAAGGGCTACGTCGTTATCCGCGATGTTATTGACCCGGACTGGCTTGAAGATATGCGTGCGGCGTTTGACGGGCTGATAAAAAAGGAAGGGGATAATCTCGCGGCAGAACACCATCAGGAAGAGACCGCCACCCGAATCGCCAATATGATAAACAAAGGCACGGTATGGGAGAAAGTCTGGGCTCATCCCATCGTTCTGTCGGTATGCCGCCATATTTTCCAGCGGCCATTTAAAATCTCCAGCCTGAATGGCAGGGAAGCGCTCCACCACGGCGGTCATCAGCCCCTGCATGCGGACTGGAAAAAACCCCGTCCCGATTTTCCAAAGGTCCATCTGGTCAACGCAATCTGGGCTATAGATGACTTGAGCGCGGCCAACGGCGCGCCGCGCATTATTCCCGGTACCCACCATCGGCCGGAATTGCCCGAAGATATCTTGCCCGACCCGGCCTTACCGCATCCTGATGAAGCCATTTTTGCGGCGCCGGCGGGCAGCGTGATGATTTATAACGCCCATGCCTGGCATGGCGGGACCACCAATACCGTGGGTACCCGGCGCAGAGTTTTACATGGCTTATATTGCGATCGCGAGGATGCGCAGCAGCAGGATCAACGCAAATGGCTGAAGCCGGAAACCGCCTCCCGTCTGACGCCGGCGCAAAAGTGGCTCCTTGACGTTTTATGA
- the hxsD gene encoding His-Xaa-Ser system protein HxsD: MPPIGKGVNAFGDYFFVIVDKEIYATNAIMKTCYSLTDRFYIHVTKVADKQLSINFYNKNSAAPASDINRAVQDFLDLLHENQMRQIVLGETKEIHAEIVRKAFSPAATLVRDAVSDDILHILTSQV, from the coding sequence ATGCCGCCCATTGGTAAAGGTGTGAATGCGTTCGGCGATTATTTTTTCGTCATCGTAGACAAAGAAATCTATGCGACCAATGCAATAATGAAAACATGTTATTCATTGACAGACCGGTTTTATATTCACGTCACTAAAGTAGCGGATAAACAATTATCGATTAATTTTTATAATAAAAATTCCGCAGCACCAGCCAGCGATATCAACCGGGCGGTCCAGGACTTTCTTGATCTGCTGCATGAAAACCAGATGCGTCAGATTGTGCTCGGCGAAACAAAAGAAATACATGCCGAAATCGTTAGAAAAGCCTTTTCGCCGGCGGCCACGCTGGTGCGCGACGCGGTTTCCGACGATATTCTTCATATACTGACTTCCCAGGTATGA
- a CDS encoding LysR family transcriptional regulator: MGYQPEVCNRLMEKDQLDGVITFLAVANHLSFTRAALVLNISSTAVSKAIQKFEQRYGVVLFQRTTRSVVLTEPGAVLFERLQPAAADIGDALAHLSSYQARPTGTLRLTMTRFAMTLLVEPFVPEFYRAYPDVTLELSINEGTVDLASGPYDAGIRLGETVEKDMVAVRLTPELRWSVVGSPAYFARAGRPQKPEELTLHEGVIYRFVTSGQRHRWEFNRRGHDFLVDMPGRIVVNERASLLSFARQGLGLAYVADLEVAGDLAEGRLESVLRDYILPTVGAHLYFPAGTQAQPKLRAFIDMAKRKGLAF; this comes from the coding sequence ATGGGTTATCAACCTGAGGTTTGTAATCGTCTAATGGAAAAAGATCAACTCGACGGGGTCATTACGTTTCTTGCCGTCGCGAATCACTTAAGTTTTACGCGGGCGGCGCTGGTGCTGAACATATCGTCGACGGCTGTGAGCAAGGCCATCCAGAAGTTTGAACAGCGGTACGGCGTGGTCCTGTTCCAGCGAACAACGCGTAGCGTCGTCTTGACGGAGCCCGGCGCCGTGCTGTTCGAACGTTTACAGCCGGCCGCCGCCGACATCGGCGATGCGTTGGCGCATCTTTCGAGCTACCAGGCGCGTCCGACGGGCACCCTACGTCTCACCATGACGCGTTTCGCAATGACGCTGCTCGTTGAACCCTTTGTACCCGAGTTTTACCGCGCTTATCCCGACGTCACGCTGGAATTGTCGATAAATGAGGGAACGGTCGATCTCGCGAGCGGGCCTTATGACGCGGGTATCCGGCTAGGAGAGACAGTGGAAAAAGATATGGTGGCGGTGAGGCTGACGCCCGAACTACGCTGGTCTGTGGTCGGCTCTCCTGCTTATTTTGCCAGGGCCGGGCGGCCGCAAAAGCCCGAAGAGCTGACGCTGCATGAAGGCGTCATCTACCGATTTGTCACGTCGGGACAACGACACCGGTGGGAATTCAACCGACGGGGCCATGACTTCCTGGTAGATATGCCCGGACGAATCGTGGTCAATGAACGTGCGTCGCTGTTGTCGTTCGCCCGTCAGGGCCTGGGCCTCGCCTATGTCGCCGACCTTGAAGTAGCCGGGGACCTGGCCGAGGGCCGTCTTGAGTCGGTGTTGCGGGACTACATCCTGCCGACCGTCGGGGCGCACCTGTACTTTCCGGCCGGGACTCAGGCGCAGCCTAAGCTACGCGCGTTTATTGATATGGCGAAGCGCAAAGGACTGGCGTTTTAG
- a CDS encoding LysR family transcriptional regulator has protein sequence MVAEKLNFRAVAAMLGISASAVSQQINGLEGRLGQRLFNRTTRSVGLTEDGKSLYLQTAPLLENLAGALAQARARSHIIRGNIRIHAFRSAAMMFLDHKVPGFLSSFPDVHIDITINDSPTDLIAGGYDLSLRLGDVLDPGLIAVPVGGRLHQIVVAAPSYLETHEDIKHPEDVRQHNCIGWRWPGTVTPEPWQFFYDGQIKNIPVTGNLVVDDRERQYQAAIAGIGIAQVTAERMSAHLLSGALHPILNEWDVEFAGYHLCWTAGKSMSPAMRAFIDWLRQD, from the coding sequence TTGGTCGCGGAGAAATTGAACTTCAGGGCTGTCGCTGCCATGTTGGGCATTTCCGCGTCTGCCGTTAGCCAGCAGATTAATGGGCTTGAGGGACGCTTGGGACAGCGGCTTTTCAACCGCACAACGCGCTCCGTGGGCCTCACTGAGGATGGAAAATCACTTTATCTGCAAACCGCGCCGTTACTGGAGAATCTGGCAGGGGCGCTCGCACAGGCGCGCGCCAGAAGTCATATCATAAGGGGAAATATTCGCATACATGCCTTTCGTTCGGCAGCGATGATGTTCCTGGATCATAAGGTACCCGGTTTTCTTAGCTCTTTTCCCGATGTACATATTGATATCACCATTAACGATTCACCTACTGACCTTATCGCGGGAGGGTATGATCTTTCCCTACGGCTGGGCGATGTGCTTGATCCCGGATTAATTGCGGTACCCGTTGGCGGCCGGTTGCATCAGATAGTGGTGGCCGCGCCGTCTTATCTTGAAACTCATGAAGATATCAAACACCCCGAAGATGTAAGGCAGCACAATTGCATTGGCTGGCGCTGGCCGGGAACGGTAACGCCGGAGCCATGGCAGTTTTTTTATGACGGCCAGATCAAAAACATTCCGGTAACGGGGAATCTGGTGGTGGACGATCGCGAGCGACAATATCAAGCCGCCATCGCGGGAATCGGTATTGCCCAGGTGACCGCGGAAAGAATGAGCGCGCATCTTTTATCCGGCGCGCTACATCCTATTCTCAATGAATGGGATGTGGAGTTTGCCGGCTATCATCTTTGCTGGACTGCCGGCAAATCCATGTCTCCGGCGATGAGAGCCTTTATTGACTGGTTACGTCAGGATTAA
- a CDS encoding nuclear transport factor 2 family protein produces the protein MTDENQPTVEQRLQMIEDKLAIYELIASHPPSADTGLAEYTAAVYMEDGVLIAERVGWSKSVEAIAAFILRQAHEEAIKGGLAHFAGLPLIELRGDKAIVTSYLQLLQLDKQGEMREMANHGSSTGYRIHRVVVNRWELERHAGRWKIRSRTLLPVDGTDAPRQLLTRGLSDILKAAR, from the coding sequence ATGACCGATGAAAATCAACCCACCGTAGAGCAGCGGCTGCAGATGATAGAGGATAAATTAGCTATTTATGAACTTATCGCTTCTCACCCTCCCAGCGCTGATACCGGCCTCGCCGAATATACCGCTGCTGTCTATATGGAGGATGGAGTTTTAATCGCGGAGAGGGTTGGATGGAGCAAAAGCGTGGAGGCTATCGCGGCATTTATTCTCAGGCAGGCCCATGAGGAGGCAATCAAAGGCGGACTGGCACACTTTGCCGGGTTACCGTTAATCGAACTACGCGGCGATAAGGCTATTGTCACCTCCTACTTGCAACTTTTACAGCTGGATAAACAGGGTGAAATGCGCGAGATGGCTAATCATGGCTCGTCAACCGGGTACCGTATCCACCGGGTTGTCGTTAACCGTTGGGAGCTCGAACGCCATGCGGGGCGCTGGAAAATACGCAGCAGAACCCTTCTTCCGGTCGATGGGACTGATGCGCCACGCCAGTTATTAACACGCGGCCTCTCAGATATTCTCAAAGCCGCACGCTAA
- a CDS encoding [formate-C-acetyltransferase]-activating enzyme has product MTLSAARRINCKCIDYPADETARIFNIQRYSLNDGQGIRTVIFFKGCPHRCPWCANPESISGSIETVRREKKCLHRAVCLNDADECPSGALARIGRDVTLDGLEKEALKDDIFFRSSSGGVTLSGGEVLMQAEFATRFLARLRRLGINTAIETAGDAPAARLLPLARQCDDVLFDLKIMDEKQSKEVLHINLPRVLKNMRLLVANGIHVIPRIPLIPGYTMTRENMCRVLDVLAPLAIDELHILPFHPYGEPKYSLLDRPWQMKGVPAPDESDIAPLRLMAESAGYRIKVGG; this is encoded by the coding sequence ATGACATTATCCGCCGCACGGCGCATCAATTGTAAATGCATTGACTATCCGGCCGATGAAACGGCCCGCATTTTCAATATCCAGCGCTACTCCCTTAACGATGGACAAGGGATCCGTACGGTGATTTTTTTCAAGGGATGCCCGCATCGCTGTCCATGGTGCGCCAACCCTGAATCCATTTCCGGCAGTATTGAAACAGTGCGCCGTGAAAAAAAATGCCTCCATCGCGCTGTCTGTCTCAATGATGCGGATGAATGTCCCTCCGGCGCATTGGCGCGTATCGGCCGCGACGTGACGCTGGATGGTTTGGAAAAAGAGGCACTGAAGGATGATATCTTCTTTCGTTCATCGTCCGGCGGAGTGACGCTTTCGGGGGGAGAAGTATTAATGCAGGCTGAATTTGCCACGCGTTTTCTTGCCAGGTTGCGGCGATTGGGAATCAATACCGCGATTGAAACAGCCGGCGATGCGCCTGCCGCTCGTTTACTGCCCCTTGCGCGTCAATGTGATGATGTGTTATTTGATCTGAAAATCATGGATGAAAAACAGTCAAAAGAAGTGCTTCATATCAATTTGCCGCGGGTGCTGAAAAATATGCGCTTACTGGTGGCTAACGGTATCCACGTTATTCCGCGCATTCCTTTGATTCCGGGATATACAATGACGCGGGAGAATATGTGCCGGGTACTGGATGTGTTGGCGCCTTTGGCAATAGATGAATTACATATATTGCCTTTCCACCCCTACGGAGAGCCCAAGTATTCTCTGTTAGACCGGCCATGGCAGATGAAAGGCGTGCCTGCGCCGGATGAAAGCGACATCGCTCCGTTGCGATTAATGGCTGAATCCGCCGGCTATCGTATTAAGGTCGGCGGCTAG
- a CDS encoding nuclear transport factor 2 family protein produces the protein MMSEKNRRFLTSLFQTIASRGWGDNFMSALHEDLEFNAMGTSPVSGTYQGKEAYCSQLIKRLDDKLESWPVPIIDTMIVDGNLACLQFHATGGKGKTVQILI, from the coding sequence ATGATGAGCGAAAAAAATCGCCGGTTTCTGACATCCCTTTTCCAGACGATTGCAAGCCGGGGATGGGGAGATAACTTTATGTCTGCACTGCATGAAGACCTGGAGTTCAATGCAATGGGAACTTCGCCCGTATCCGGGACCTACCAAGGGAAAGAGGCTTACTGTAGTCAACTTATTAAACGACTTGATGACAAGCTGGAATCATGGCCTGTCCCAATAATCGATACGATGATCGTCGATGGCAACCTTGCCTGCCTGCAATTCCATGCTACAGGTGGAAAGGGAAAAACGGTGCAGATTTTAATATGA